The nucleotide sequence GATTTCTGTTTGATTAAACGCATCTTGAAGGTTTTGTTGAGTTAGTTTGGCAGCCTCTTTTCCTTTTTCAGAAAGCTGCATCGCTTCATGCTGATGATCGACGCCTGAATCAACGATCGCAACAACCATACCTTCTCCGTGTGTGTTATATTTTGTCCACGTATTCATCGCTTCAACTAGCTCTTTGCTGTTTACAACAGTATGTTCATATTGCTTAGCTACTCGAACATCTTTTACTCCATGAAGTTTGGCCACTTTTTGCGCTTCTCCAAGCGTAGTTTCTACGCTAAATCCATAAAATCCTTTAGAATAAGTGTGTCTTACCTTTGTTGTAAAACTTCTTTTTTCTGTAATGGCCTTCTTCACTTTATCCACTTGGGCTTGAGGAAGTGCTTTCGCCTGCTTGTCCACTTCAACTTCTACAATGATTCTTACTTTTTCGTTCGGGTTGAAAGAGGTCTTTTGTGTGCCATAAAGCGGATCATTGTTTTGCTCTCTAGTTATTTCAAAATTTTTAAGTTTTTCTAGTGTTTCAGACATCGGGAGCTGTCTTGGATCTTGTTTTGAAAACTGAAAATCTGCACTGACCGATGAACCAAACGTACTAACTGCAATAACACCTGCAAAAAATGTTGGTAATACCTTTTTTTTCATAACCCTCATCTACTCACCCTCTAATTCTATTAAATTCGAAAGATTCATACTTTTTATCTTAGAGAGTCACATTCAAGAAGTAAATTGGGGTAATTGATAAGGGAATGACGAAGAAAACGACATTCTTTTTTACTACCTTTTCTTAGTCAACTCCATAATCGTAGTACTTTTAAACTTAAAATAAGGAACAAAAATGATAATATGTAAAAAATTAAAAATTCCATTAACCCAAATCACACTTTCCCTCTAGCTTTTATCAAGTTTTAATAGGAAAGAGAAAGGACATCCTACCACTCGTAATCCCCTATTTTAGAATAAAAAATCGTGCTACTATAGGAAAAACAACCTACAAACGGAGTGATGATACATGAAGGAAGGTTTAATCATCAAATTGTATCGCGAAAGGGCTGGTTTAACACAAACACAGCTTGGAGAAGGCATTTGCTCTGTCACTCATATTAGCAAGATTGAAAGAGGTATTACTCAATATTCCTCTGAGATAATTTCATTGATCTGCGGAAGGTTAAACATTGATTTAAATCAAGAAATGGAACAATATGAGCTATTGGAAAAAAAACTGCATGAGTGGTTAGAGGTCATGGTAAAGCAGCAGCTAGGTGAATTAGAAACACTAAAAGAAGAGATTGAAAACAATGCCTATATTCATCTTTCAGAGGTTCAGAACTCGTATCGTATTCTTCTTGCTCGTTATCTTCTTACAAAAGGCAACATGCAGAAAGGAAAAGAAATATTAGATAGCTGTCAGCAGCAGTTAGGACTGCTTGATCGTTATGAAAAACATTTACTCGAGCATACGTTGGGCATCTTTTACATAAATATCGGCAAAATAAAAGAAGCGATTCGGCATCTGACTAACATTAATCCGATTGAATATAACAATCATGAATTTTATTATCACCTCGCCTCTGCCTACCATATGATTCAAGCTAAAGTAAAAGCGTATCATTATGGCAACTTGGCACTTTCCTATTTCAGAACGACAAATAATTTCAAACGCATGCTTGATACCGAGACTCTCATGTTGATTCAGATGGGATACAATGACGTCTATCATTTTGAGGATACAGTAGAACGTTATCATGCTTTGATCAAAAGCTGCAAAACGTACCAAGAAGATGTGAAAGTCGTTAATCTCTGGCATAACTTAGGTGTGGATTTTGCTGCAAAGCATCTTTACGAAGAAGCCAGAGTAGCATATGAAAAAGCATTAGAGGGCTGCCTTATGCATTCTCTTCCCCACATTGAACTAGGTGCTAGACGAGGCATTGTGCATTGTTCCATCCACCTTGGTGATACTGAAAAAACGGTGCTGAGAAATCATATTCAGTTAGGCCGTAAACTAGCAAAAAGATTAAACAACGAGACATACTTACTTGTTTTTCACCTGCTCGAAATTATGCTTATCCACTCTCAATCAGAGGCCTATTATCACTATTTAGAAACGACTTTCCTTCCTCATTTGCAAGAAACAGGACAGGAATCTTTATTGATGATCTATGAAAAAGAAATCTTTCATTATTATAGGAAGTCTTCTCAATATGAAAAAGCAGCCGAACTTGCTGATAAATATATGAGTGCATCTCTATAGGAAAATTTTTTTAAGGTTGAACTTTATGCTTTATGACGATACTCTAGACAGAGAGCATAATAGAGAGGATACTGACATGATTCATTTATTTTCACACAATGATTTAGACGGAAAATCGTGCGGCTACTTGGCACAACTGGCTTTTGGAGACAACTGCAAAATTTCGTATTGTTCTCATGGAACGATCAACGACCGAGTAGAGATGCTGCTTGATAATCCGAAAGAAAGAAAAACAGAAATTATCATTACAGATATCGCGGTAAACGAAGATTTGATGATGCGCCTTGATGAGCGCTCAAATGCTGGCGGAAAAGTGAAGCTCATTGACCACCATGCTACAGCTCTTCATTTCAATGGGTTCGACTGGGGACATGTTCAAGTACGTTACGATGACGAACGCTTAACGTGCGCCACTTCCCTTTTCTACGAATATTTGATTGAGAACGGCAAACTTAAACCTACAGGAGCTCTTGATGAGTATGTAGAGCTTGTTCGTTTATATGATACATGGGAGTGGTTTGATCAGAAAGTTGAAGCTAAACGTTTGAACGACTTATTCTTCATCCTGCCTCCTGATAAATTTGAGGAACAGATCATGGACCGTTTGAAAGGTGATTCTTTTCAGTTCTCAGAAACAGAAACGACTATTCTTGATTTAGAAGAAGAAAACATCGCTGATTATATTAAAAAGAAACAGCGTCAGATGGTTGAGATTTGGGATACTTGGTCTTTAGGTGAAGGATCAGAAGAAAAAACGTACAAGGTTGGCATTCTTCACGCAGAACGCTATCACTCAGAACTTGGAAATGAGATCAATCGTGAAAATCCTCATCTAGACTTGATTGTGATCTTAAACATCGCGAACAAGCGCATTGGATTACGCACGATACATGATGAAGTGGATTGTTCGATCTACGCGAAACAGTACGGAGGCGGCGGACATCCAAAAGCTTCAGGTGGAAACATGACTTCTGAAGCGTTTGAAAAGTTTGTTGTTGCTGCATTCCATGAACAGCCTAGAAGAATCGATGCACCGAAGAACGAACACAACGTGAAGGAAAATCCTGATGGCAGCTTGTATGTGAACAACCATCGTGAAGTTTCTAAGATCTATTCGGAAGATAATCAAACATGGCTGATTACACATAAAACACATCCAGTTGATGAATCGTTCGATAGCTATCAAGATGCTGAAAATTACGTCAAGCGCCACTTTGAAGGCTGGCTGATGCGTGACGATGAAGCGAATAACAGTAATTGACCAAATGAAAGAAGGACTGCCCTTTACAGGGCAGTCCTTTTCCTTTATTCAACAACACCGGAGTGTATCATTTCTAAGTCTGCACTCACTTTCACTTTTACATCTGGATATTGCTCTTTCCACTTTTTTAAATCAAAATCACGATAATGCGCTTCATATTTAGAACCTAGACCGATTGGATCAATCTCATTTTCTTGAAGTAACTTGATGATTCTTGTAGCGTCTTGTTCAATCTTATTTTTTATTTGAACTTGAAGTTCTTTTACTTTCTTTTTATCTGTAGCCTTTCGAACAATACTTCTGTACTCTTGAACTCTTGCATCCATTTTTATGTTGATATTAAATTCAGGAATACCTTTGATTACTTTAACCTTATAGTGGGGTGTTGATTTGATATTGCTGATTACAACATACTCATTTTCGTCAATCTTGTATTGATGTGTTCCCATTTTAAAACGTTCTACCAACATTTTTAGCGTGAATACATCCTTTATAGGCAAGGTCGTTTTTAATTGATCATCCTTAAACAGGCCAACCCCATTTATTTTAATTTTGTCTTTTTCTTTTTTTAGGAGGGGCAAGTATGGATCATTTCCGTCATTATGGTAGTTGTAAGAAAATATAGAAAGGTCAGAAGTAGGCAATTCTCCTATTTTGGCGTTTTGGATAATCATATCCGAAAGATACAAAGCAATGTTTTCTTTTCCATATTTTTTTATCGAGAGTAATTCCGAAGCTTCCCCTTCAATAATAGCGAGCTGTATGGTGCTTGCAATTTCGGGTGTGCGGTTTATGGTATCAAGAAATGGAAACAAGCCTTTTTCTGCAAGGCTTTGACCAAACAATGCAATACGAAGCTGGCCGCTGACTAAGGGATATTGAACTTCATTCTGAGAACGATCGATGGTTTCTTGAACGGTTTCCCCTTCAGCTTTTAATATTTCTATTGTTGAAGTTTCATCCACCTTATATTCTGGGTACACAATGGTTCCCAATAATTTTTCATCAGAAGTTAGATCGAATCCTACACCTTGAATAATACTAATTTCATTTGTATTTTGTGTGGGAACGATTTGACAGCCCGATAACACAAAGATTAATACGATAGAATTGCAAAGGAAAAAGCACTTCATCCCGATATCCTCTTTTTCTTTTTTACCACTATATAAACAAGCCATAATAAAGGAATATAAAGATAAAATAACGCTAGTGAAATGCTTGAGATCATATCCAAGAACGAATGAAGAATATACCTGTCATCCAGCAGCTGGCATAACACCAAACTTAAAGCCATTAAGACAAGTAAAGGGGCTTTTTGTTTTTTCTTAAAAATCTTTTTAAAGCCTCTGCTCGATGCCCATAGCATCAGCGTTATGATCGTCACGATTTTAATTAGATACAACGAAGTGAGAATATACTCAATCCTTTGGATAAACGAAAAGGTTGTTAACGTATTAATATTAATTCTTGCCCAAATGGTAGTCTGTATTTGTTTCTCACTTATGAATAAAAAAGTAGTAAAAGCTCCTACCGTATAAAATAAAGTCGTAAACGCGATGCCTAGATGAGCAAATTTTTGGGATGATCTAGCATTTTTTATAAAGGGAAAGACCATTAAAATGATCTCAAACCCTGCCATAGAATAACTTGTTTCTTTAGCAGATCGTAATAGATCAACTAAGGAATGATCCAATATAGGAAGCAGATTATCAATATGAATATAATTTCTAGGCAGGTAAAAATGGTTAAAGAAAAGAAGGATTGTATATATGACAGCTACAAAACATATGCCTGCCACTACACGGAAACCCCCAGATATAATGTAATAGCATAATAAAAGAATCAGCAATGCGAGTACCCATGTTGGTAATGTAGGGAACATCCATACTTGGATTATCTCAATATACTCCCTGAGAACACTAACAGCGGCCAACCAGAAATAGACCATAATGATTCCGCTCATAATCGACCCAAATAATTTACCGTATAAATGGTTATGTACATCCACAATATCTCCATTTGCAGAAGACAAAAGATGAATCATCACGGCCATGATAAGTTGAATGATTGCCCCAGCAATCAGAACACTGATCCACGCGTCATAGCCTGCATCTTTTGCAATAATTCGATGAAACCCTAATATCCCTACCCCTGTTTGTGCACCTATTATGATAAAGAACAAAAAATAGGGTGATACTTGGTGCCTAATATTTACTTGCAAGATCATTCAACCTCCTTTCTGTTATTCATCAAAATCAGAAGGCGGCCCTGGACTCCTCCTATCGAACACAGCTCTTTGTTTTACTTGTGGTCTTAGATTATCGGGGTTTTCTTTTTGCATAGAAAACGGCAAGCGTATCCACAAATCCTTAAACATGTTTTTACGAAACGGATAAAATCCAATATAAGGCCGTCCTAATGATGTTAACCGTAATAAATGCGCAAGCAGGAAGTTCAGTCCGATGACAATTCCGATTAATCCAAGGAATTGAGCCATTACGATAATTGGATATTTTACGAGCCTTACAGAATTATTGAACTTATAAATCGCTGAAGTATAGGAAGCTAACGTGCTTAAGCCTATTAAAATGATTAAGATACTGCTTGTTAGTTTGGCTTCTACGATTGCCTGTCCAATTACAATCCCACCTACAATCCCTAGAGTGGTGCCAATTTTAGTTGGTAGACGAAGACTTGATTCTTTTATAAATTCAACACTTATTTCTAATATGAGAACTTCTATTATTGGTGGAAACGGCACTGCAGCTCTGGAAGCTACTAATGAGTCAAGTAACTTTGCCGGAATCAACTCATAATGATAGGTTAAAACGGCTATGTAAAGAGGTGAAATCACAATCGATACACAAAGACCAAATAATCTAACCAATCGCAAATAGTTCGCAATTAACCAAGGTACATAATAATCTTCCATAGCCACAACGGATTCTGCTAATGTGATCGGTGCGATTAAAACATCTGGAGATCCATCAACAACGATTACGATCTTGCCTTCTGTGAGTGCTGCAATGGTTCTATCCGTTCGTTCTGTTGGAATAATCTGCGGAAATAGAGAATTCGTGTTATCTTCAATCATAGATGCCAAGTAAGAACTATCTGAGATATGATCATATTGAACATCATTTATTCGTTGTAAGACTGTATCAACGTTATCTTTGTCCGCAATGGAGTTCATATAGATGACAGCCACTTTTGTTGAAGATAATTTACCTATCTGCCGTTCTTTAACATGCAAATCTGAAGATGGTAAATGTTTTCTTATCAAGTTAATGTTTGTATCCATTTCTTCTACATAGCCAGCTTGAGGACCGAGTGCTGTACTTTCCATCATAGGAAAAGAAATATCTCTAAACTTATTATTTGCAACATTAACCAATAAACATTCTGTATCTTGATCTGATAGCCGAATAGCGGCAAAACCTTGCAATAACTTTTCTTTTATTAATTTTTTGTCTGATGTTACGACTGTTTGCTGAATGGGTATATTATTTTTTACTTTTTCTAAGGAATCACTTACTGATAGATAAGGAACAACATCTCTATGAAGCGTTTCTGACATAACAAGTGTTCTAAAATACGATATCCAAAATGGCTCTGTTTTTTCAAAGGATGTATGATCATTAACAAAGTCGTTCGATGTGGAAAGTTCCTCCACCCAATTGGTCTTCTCAGGGTTAGATTTAGGTTGTTCCTCGATGTTCTTCTTTTCCTCAACTTTTTTCTCTCGCCGTTTTTTGAACATACTTATCCCTCTGTGTGAGTTTTTCTTTATTGTTCATTTGTAACTCTTAATGTATTCATGTAAGAACAAGAAAAGCGCTTAGATTTGTTTCTCTAAGCGCTTTTCTTTATTCTGAATTTGATTGATTTTGCAGCAGATCCAACATTGATGTGAGTGTTTTATTTAAAAGCGTTAATTCTTCTCTTTTCATCGAGATATTTTCAACAAGCTGACTCGGAATACACTCCGCTTTTTCTTTTAAAGTTTCCCCTTTTTCTGTTAATGAGATAATGACACTTCTTTCATCTTCAGCTGACCGCTTTCTTTCCACTAATCCGTTTGATTCCATTCGTTTCAGCATCGGAGTAAGTGTGCCAGAATCTAAAAACAAGCGCTGTCCTAATTCTTTTACGGTGAGCGAATGTTTTTCCCATAATAGAAGCAATACTAAATATTGAGGATACGTAACGTCTAATTCTTTAAGTAGATCGCGATACAGTTTCGTAATTTCTCGTTCTGCTGTATAAATCTTAAAACAGATTTGATTCTCTAGTTTTAGTAGATCGTTATTCATAACAATTCCTTTCTCATACATCATCTAATTTATTATAACACAATTTAATTTTGCGCAATTAAATCATTTGACATCAATTTATGTGTGCGTTATGATTATCACGAAATATTTATATTGTGCACAATTAAATTTTACACAAACAAGGAGTGTTACAAATGGAAGCATTATACACAGCAAAAGCAACGGCAGAGGGTGGAAGAGCTGGTACGGTAAAGAGTGACGATGGTGTGTTAAACCACGAGTTGGCAATGCCAACAGCACTTGGAGGATCTGGAAATGAGAACGCAACAAACCCTGAACAGCTATTTGCAGCAGGATATGCAGCTTGCTTTGATTCAGCCCTTAACTTAGTTGCCCGACAAGCTAAAAAACGAATTCAATCAAAAGTGGCAGCAGAGGTATCAATCGGGAAAGATACTGATGGCGGATTTAAACTAGCTGTTGTATTAAATGTTGGGGTTAATGGAGTAAGTCAGGAAGAAGCAGAAGAACTAGTGAAGACTGCACACGGTGTTTGTCCGTATTCTAAAGCAACAAGCGGAAATATTGATGTCGAATTGAAAACAGAATTGTTTTAGTCTCTCTAAGGACCAGTAACATGGTCCTTTTTTTATTTACCTCTGTCTTTGACCTTGCCAGCTCATTTCCCCAAATGAGTCACGTCCATTCCCTATAACCAGTACATTTATTTTAAAAATAATTCCTTTAGCCAGTATCCAACTTTCAAATCTCATTATATAATTATTCAGAAATAAATAATTATTCAGAAATGGATATTTTTAAGAGATAACTGAAAAGGACTGATCATTATGAACCCCACTGACACTTGGAACGAGAATGAACAGATTCTTCATTCCTTAAAAGATGATATTTTAGTAACGAATGTTGATGGAATAATCCTGAAGGTTAGTGAAGTAACCGGTAAAATTTATGGTGTAGACTCAGAAAGTTTAATCGGAAAATCCGTCTATGATCTTGAAGCACAAGGTTTGTTTACCCCTATCCTTACTCCAATGGTGGTCAAAGAAAATAAGAAAATCACCTTTGTCCAAACGACAAACAAAGGAAAGAAACTGCTCGTTACTGGCATTCCCGTTTATAACGAAAAAGGCGAATTATACAGAATTGTCAGCTACTCACACGATATTACGGAACTCGCTGAATACAAAGATTTTTTGATTACGATGGAAGAAGAAATGCAGCGAGTAAAAACAGAGCTCGGTCTTTTAAGAAGCAAGCAGCTGCATGATGCTGGAATCATTGCCAACAGCGAAGATATGAAAAAAGTGGTCTCCACAGCACTTCAATTATCGGAAGTGGATGTAAATGCGTTAATCCTCGGTGAATCTGGCGTTGGAAAATCGCTATTAGCTAAATTTATACATAATAAAAGCCACCGTGCTAAAGGTCCGTTTATTGAAGTAAACTGCGGTGCTATTCCAGATTCACTATTCGAAGCTGAATTATTCGGATATGAAGCTGGTGCTTTTACGGGAGCTCATACAAAAGGGAAAGTAGGACTTATTGAACTTTCAAACGGAGGCACACTTTTTTTAGACGAGATTGGAGAACTCCCCCTTTCACATCAAGTAAAGGTGTTAAAAGTCATTCAAGAAAAGCAGTTCTATCGTGTAGGTGGAACGAAGCCGATAAAAGTTGATTTTCGTTTAATATCAGCTACCAATAAAGACCTCAAAAAAGCGATACAAGATAAACAGTTCCGAGAAGACCTTTATTTTCGCTTAAACGTTGTTCCAGTTACCATTCCTCCTCTTCGCTCAAGAACGGAGGACATCGTACCGCTCATACATATGCTGCTTGAGCAATTTGAGAAGAAATATAACAGAAGCAAGAAGTTGGATGAGGCTGTCATCCATCATCTTCTTCATTACGAATGGCGAGGAAATGTACGAGAATTGATTAATATTATGGAACGATTAGTCGTAATCTCTCCTTCTACTCTTATTACGGTTGAACAGCTTCCTGATCATTTAAAAGAAGAGATATCTCCTCCCACTCCCTCTTTAGATGAAGCTCAGACGCTTAAAGAAATCATGGAGAAAACGGAGCGACAAGTGTTATTAAATGCCCGAAAAAAATACAAAACGACTGTACGCATGGCAGAAGCACTTGGCACAAGTCAGCCTTCTATTGTGAGAAAAATGAAAAAATATCAGATTATTTAGTTTTTTGGCACAGTACTTGCATGGATATTCCGTATAGAAAGTTTTTATACAACCTGAGAATGGAATATCAAGGAGGTTAATACTTGTGTCAACAAACAACTGGAGCAACCTAGTAACCGAAATGCCTGACCTATTAGCACCAAGTATGGCAAAAGATCACCCAAACTTGCCTGTCGTAAAAGCTGAAGGCTGCTACTATTATGGACTCGATGGTAAGCAATATCTTGATTTTACTTCTGGTATCGCAACGGCCAATACTGGCCATCGTCACCCAAAAGTGGTTCAAGCCATAAAGAATGCAGCTGACCATCTTATGCACGGTCCTTCAGGAGTCATCATGTATGAATCGATCCTGAAACTGTCAAAAGAATTAGCAAATGTTCTGCCTGGTAATTTAGATTGCTTCTTTTTTGCAAACAGCGGCACAGAAGCGATTGAAGGAGCTCTTAAACTAGCAAAGCATGTAACAAAAAGACCCTATGTCATCTCTTTCACGGGCTGTTTTCACGGTCGTTCTCTTGGGGCATTGAGCGTTACCACATCTAAGAGCAAATACCGTAAGTTCCTTCAGCCAAATGGTCTTGCGTATCAAG is from Fictibacillus sp. b24 and encodes:
- a CDS encoding helix-turn-helix domain-containing protein — protein: MKEGLIIKLYRERAGLTQTQLGEGICSVTHISKIERGITQYSSEIISLICGRLNIDLNQEMEQYELLEKKLHEWLEVMVKQQLGELETLKEEIENNAYIHLSEVQNSYRILLARYLLTKGNMQKGKEILDSCQQQLGLLDRYEKHLLEHTLGIFYINIGKIKEAIRHLTNINPIEYNNHEFYYHLASAYHMIQAKVKAYHYGNLALSYFRTTNNFKRMLDTETLMLIQMGYNDVYHFEDTVERYHALIKSCKTYQEDVKVVNLWHNLGVDFAAKHLYEEARVAYEKALEGCLMHSLPHIELGARRGIVHCSIHLGDTEKTVLRNHIQLGRKLAKRLNNETYLLVFHLLEIMLIHSQSEAYYHYLETTFLPHLQETGQESLLMIYEKEIFHYYRKSSQYEKAAELADKYMSASL
- a CDS encoding DHH family phosphoesterase; this translates as MIHLFSHNDLDGKSCGYLAQLAFGDNCKISYCSHGTINDRVEMLLDNPKERKTEIIITDIAVNEDLMMRLDERSNAGGKVKLIDHHATALHFNGFDWGHVQVRYDDERLTCATSLFYEYLIENGKLKPTGALDEYVELVRLYDTWEWFDQKVEAKRLNDLFFILPPDKFEEQIMDRLKGDSFQFSETETTILDLEEENIADYIKKKQRQMVEIWDTWSLGEGSEEKTYKVGILHAERYHSELGNEINRENPHLDLIVILNIANKRIGLRTIHDEVDCSIYAKQYGGGGHPKASGGNMTSEAFEKFVVAAFHEQPRRIDAPKNEHNVKENPDGSLYVNNHREVSKIYSEDNQTWLITHKTHPVDESFDSYQDAENYVKRHFEGWLMRDDEANNSN
- a CDS encoding Ger(x)C family spore germination protein, giving the protein MACLYSGKKEKEDIGMKCFFLCNSIVLIFVLSGCQIVPTQNTNEISIIQGVGFDLTSDEKLLGTIVYPEYKVDETSTIEILKAEGETVQETIDRSQNEVQYPLVSGQLRIALFGQSLAEKGLFPFLDTINRTPEIASTIQLAIIEGEASELLSIKKYGKENIALYLSDMIIQNAKIGELPTSDLSIFSYNYHNDGNDPYLPLLKKEKDKIKINGVGLFKDDQLKTTLPIKDVFTLKMLVERFKMGTHQYKIDENEYVVISNIKSTPHYKVKVIKGIPEFNINIKMDARVQEYRSIVRKATDKKKVKELQVQIKNKIEQDATRIIKLLQENEIDPIGLGSKYEAHYRDFDLKKWKEQYPDVKVKVSADLEMIHSGVVE
- a CDS encoding GerAB/ArcD/ProY family transporter, yielding MILQVNIRHQVSPYFLFFIIIGAQTGVGILGFHRIIAKDAGYDAWISVLIAGAIIQLIMAVMIHLLSSANGDIVDVHNHLYGKLFGSIMSGIIMVYFWLAAVSVLREYIEIIQVWMFPTLPTWVLALLILLLCYYIISGGFRVVAGICFVAVIYTILLFFNHFYLPRNYIHIDNLLPILDHSLVDLLRSAKETSYSMAGFEIILMVFPFIKNARSSQKFAHLGIAFTTLFYTVGAFTTFLFISEKQIQTTIWARININTLTTFSFIQRIEYILTSLYLIKIVTIITLMLWASSRGFKKIFKKKQKAPLLVLMALSLVLCQLLDDRYILHSFLDMISSISLALFYLYIPLLWLVYIVVKKKKRISG
- a CDS encoding spore germination protein, whose translation is MFKKRREKKVEEKKNIEEQPKSNPEKTNWVEELSTSNDFVNDHTSFEKTEPFWISYFRTLVMSETLHRDVVPYLSVSDSLEKVKNNIPIQQTVVTSDKKLIKEKLLQGFAAIRLSDQDTECLLVNVANNKFRDISFPMMESTALGPQAGYVEEMDTNINLIRKHLPSSDLHVKERQIGKLSSTKVAVIYMNSIADKDNVDTVLQRINDVQYDHISDSSYLASMIEDNTNSLFPQIIPTERTDRTIAALTEGKIVIVVDGSPDVLIAPITLAESVVAMEDYYVPWLIANYLRLVRLFGLCVSIVISPLYIAVLTYHYELIPAKLLDSLVASRAAVPFPPIIEVLILEISVEFIKESSLRLPTKIGTTLGIVGGIVIGQAIVEAKLTSSILIILIGLSTLASYTSAIYKFNNSVRLVKYPIIVMAQFLGLIGIVIGLNFLLAHLLRLTSLGRPYIGFYPFRKNMFKDLWIRLPFSMQKENPDNLRPQVKQRAVFDRRSPGPPSDFDE
- a CDS encoding MarR family winged helix-turn-helix transcriptional regulator; the protein is MNNDLLKLENQICFKIYTAEREITKLYRDLLKELDVTYPQYLVLLLLWEKHSLTVKELGQRLFLDSGTLTPMLKRMESNGLVERKRSAEDERSVIISLTEKGETLKEKAECIPSQLVENISMKREELTLLNKTLTSMLDLLQNQSNSE
- a CDS encoding organic hydroperoxide resistance protein, producing the protein MEALYTAKATAEGGRAGTVKSDDGVLNHELAMPTALGGSGNENATNPEQLFAAGYAACFDSALNLVARQAKKRIQSKVAAEVSIGKDTDGGFKLAVVLNVGVNGVSQEEAEELVKTAHGVCPYSKATSGNIDVELKTELF
- a CDS encoding sigma-54 interaction domain-containing protein, which translates into the protein MNPTDTWNENEQILHSLKDDILVTNVDGIILKVSEVTGKIYGVDSESLIGKSVYDLEAQGLFTPILTPMVVKENKKITFVQTTNKGKKLLVTGIPVYNEKGELYRIVSYSHDITELAEYKDFLITMEEEMQRVKTELGLLRSKQLHDAGIIANSEDMKKVVSTALQLSEVDVNALILGESGVGKSLLAKFIHNKSHRAKGPFIEVNCGAIPDSLFEAELFGYEAGAFTGAHTKGKVGLIELSNGGTLFLDEIGELPLSHQVKVLKVIQEKQFYRVGGTKPIKVDFRLISATNKDLKKAIQDKQFREDLYFRLNVVPVTIPPLRSRTEDIVPLIHMLLEQFEKKYNRSKKLDEAVIHHLLHYEWRGNVRELINIMERLVVISPSTLITVEQLPDHLKEEISPPTPSLDEAQTLKEIMEKTERQVLLNARKKYKTTVRMAEALGTSQPSIVRKMKKYQII